In Pseudomonas abieticivorans, the genomic window CCACCAACATGGGCATCATTCTGTCGTTGATGCCATTGATGGCCCTGGCGCTGGCCATTGTCAGCCTGGGCCAGCGGCTCACGGCCGGCGCCCTGGTGGGTGCGGTGGTGTCGCTGGCCGGTGTGCTGGTGGTGGTTTCGGCGGGCAGCCTGGCCGTGCTGCTGGACCATGGCCTGAACCGTGGCGACGGCATGATGCTGATCGCAACGCTGGCCTACGCGGTGTACAGCACGCTGCTGAAAAAGTGGCAGCTGCGCCTGCCACCGCTGCAATTGCTGTATTTGCAGGTGTTGGTGGCCATTGTCGTGCTGTTCCCGCTGTACCTGGTGTCGCCCAAGGTGGGCCTGGGCCTGAACAACATCGGTTTGGTGCTGTATGCCTGCCTGCTGGCCTCGATGCTTGCGCCACTGGCGTGGATGCAGGCCGTCAGCCGCCTGGGGCCAAGCCGCACCACGCTGTTTTTCAACCTGTTGCCGTTGATCACCGCGTTGATCGCAGCCATGGCGCTGCACGAACAATTGGCGCTGTACCACCTGGTCGGCGGCCTGATGACCCTAGCTGGCGTGGTGCTGGCCGAGCGCTGGAAAACCCCGCTGGTCAAAGCCCGGCAGCCTTGAGCCGGGCAGCCTGTTCGGTGAACAGCCGGACAGGCTCGGCGCCCTTGCCCACCAGCCCCAGGGATTGGTTGACGATGTCAAAGTGGTCCATCGGGTAATCGTCACCGATCACCTGCCCCAGGTGCGAGCTGTAGCGGCCCACCATGCCATCGCAATAACCCGCCTCGCGCACGAAGGTCTTGGCGAACAGCCGGCAACTGACATGGGTGCCGTCCAACCGGTTGCCGCCCTCATTGCTACGCCGGTCTTGCAACACCCCCGACCAGGAGTAGTAGCGCACGCCATTGACCAGCGGTTCACCCTGGCCGCCCCAAGTCAGTGGAATGCCCTGCGGGTACTGCAGGTTGAAGCGGGCGACGCCGGCGCACGTGAGCGACAAGTGCGAGGCGTGCACATCGATCGGCAAGCTCGGCCCACGCCAGCCGGTCTCCAGCCAGCCCATCAGGTGCGCCAGCGCGTGAAGCACGGCCTTGAGCAAGCGCCCCCGCGCCGTGCCGTGGGGGTAGTGGCTTTCCAGGTAGTCGGCCAGCTCCGAACCGTGGTTGGGGCCGGCTACCGAGGTCACCGAAGCGACCCAGTCCGGCCGTTTGGCCGCCGCATAGCGCGCTGTCAGGGCGCCCTGGCTATGGCCGAACAGGTTGACCTTGTCGGCACCGGTTTCGCGGCGGATACGCTCGATGATCAACAACAACTGCTCGCCGCGCACTTCGGTGGCGTTGATGGGCGAGACCTGCACGGCAATCGCCGTGGCGCCGCCCTTGCGCAGGGCCTTGAGAATGCCGAACCAGTACGGGTACAGCAGCATCCGCACAAAGCCGAGCATGCCGGGGACGAAAACCAAGGGGTAGCGAGTGGCAAAGGGCTGCGACATGGCGTGACGTCCTTGCAGTGAGGCGAAGCTTGAATACTAGCGCACTGATATCGAACTACTGGCCTGCCAAGGGGTTCCTATGAATACGGGGCTCAACCCTGGCCCATTCGAAGGAGCGACACTATGTACAAGCGAACCCTGGCAGCCCTGTGTGTAGTGGCATCGGTCACCGGCTGTGCAACCAAAGCGGAAAACCCGGTGGACTTCGTCACCTACCGCAACGAACCGCTGGTCAAGCAAGTGGAAACCGGCATGACCATGCAACAGGTCATCGCCATCGGCGGCT contains:
- a CDS encoding DMT family transporter, coding for MQYAFPLLAILIWAGNTVINKLAVGAIFPAEIGFYRWLLAGLLFTPFMLRPVLANWAVIRPNLGKIFILGVLGMAVYQSLAYFAASLTTATNMGIILSLMPLMALALAIVSLGQRLTAGALVGAVVSLAGVLVVVSAGSLAVLLDHGLNRGDGMMLIATLAYAVYSTLLKKWQLRLPPLQLLYLQVLVAIVVLFPLYLVSPKVGLGLNNIGLVLYACLLASMLAPLAWMQAVSRLGPSRTTLFFNLLPLITALIAAMALHEQLALYHLVGGLMTLAGVVLAERWKTPLVKARQP
- a CDS encoding esterase/lipase family protein — encoded protein: MSQPFATRYPLVFVPGMLGFVRMLLYPYWFGILKALRKGGATAIAVQVSPINATEVRGEQLLLIIERIRRETGADKVNLFGHSQGALTARYAAAKRPDWVASVTSVAGPNHGSELADYLESHYPHGTARGRLLKAVLHALAHLMGWLETGWRGPSLPIDVHASHLSLTCAGVARFNLQYPQGIPLTWGGQGEPLVNGVRYYSWSGVLQDRRSNEGGNRLDGTHVSCRLFAKTFVREAGYCDGMVGRYSSHLGQVIGDDYPMDHFDIVNQSLGLVGKGAEPVRLFTEQAARLKAAGL